One stretch of Streptomyces sp. MMBL 11-1 DNA includes these proteins:
- a CDS encoding acyl-CoA dehydrogenase family protein, translating to MDLTLSEEQKAVRELAGDFVAREVTPHAVAWDRAENVDKSIVKKLGDLGFLGLTVPEEYGGSGGDHLSYCLVTEELGRGDSSVRGIVSVSLGLVAKTIVSWGSEEQKRRWLPRLTAGEAIGCFGLTEPGTGSDAGNLATRAVRDGGDYVVNGTKMFITNGTWADVVLLFARTGDAPGHRGVSVFLVPTDTPGLTRRTIHGKLGLRGQATAELVLQDVRIPAGALLGPEGKGFSIAMSALAKGRMSVAAGCVGIAQAALDAAVRYAGEREQFGKVIARHQLVQELLSDIAVDVDAARLLTWRVADLIDRGQEFATAASKAKLYASEAAVRCANNALQVFGGYGYIDEYPVGKLLRDARVMTLYEGTSQIQKLIIGRALTGVSAF from the coding sequence ATGGACCTGACGCTCAGCGAGGAGCAGAAAGCCGTCCGCGAGCTGGCCGGGGACTTCGTAGCCCGCGAGGTCACCCCCCATGCCGTCGCGTGGGACCGCGCCGAGAACGTCGACAAGTCGATCGTGAAGAAGCTCGGGGATCTCGGTTTCCTCGGCCTGACCGTGCCCGAGGAGTACGGCGGCTCCGGCGGCGACCACCTGTCCTACTGCCTGGTCACCGAGGAGCTGGGGCGAGGCGACTCCTCGGTGCGGGGGATCGTCTCCGTATCGCTCGGCCTCGTGGCCAAGACCATCGTGTCCTGGGGGAGCGAGGAGCAGAAGCGGCGGTGGCTGCCCCGGCTGACGGCGGGCGAGGCGATCGGCTGCTTCGGCCTCACCGAGCCCGGCACCGGGTCGGACGCCGGGAACCTCGCCACCAGGGCGGTGCGCGACGGCGGTGACTACGTCGTCAACGGCACCAAGATGTTCATCACCAACGGCACCTGGGCCGATGTCGTGCTGCTCTTCGCGCGGACGGGCGACGCCCCCGGCCACCGGGGCGTCTCGGTCTTCCTCGTCCCCACCGACACCCCCGGCCTCACCCGCCGCACCATCCACGGCAAGCTCGGCCTGCGCGGCCAGGCCACCGCCGAACTGGTCCTCCAGGACGTCCGGATACCGGCCGGGGCCCTCCTCGGGCCCGAGGGCAAGGGCTTCTCCATCGCCATGTCCGCCCTGGCCAAGGGGCGGATGTCCGTCGCGGCGGGCTGTGTGGGCATCGCGCAGGCCGCCCTGGACGCGGCCGTGCGCTACGCCGGCGAGCGCGAACAGTTCGGCAAGGTCATCGCCCGCCACCAACTCGTCCAGGAGCTGCTCAGCGACATCGCCGTCGACGTGGACGCCGCCCGGCTGCTGACCTGGCGGGTCGCCGATCTGATCGACCGGGGCCAGGAATTCGCCACCGCCGCCTCCAAGGCCAAGCTGTACGCGTCCGAGGCCGCCGTCCGCTGCGCCAACAACGCCCTCCAGGTCTTCGGCGGCTACGGCTACATCGACGAGTACCCGGTCGGCAAGCTGCTGCGGGACGCCCGCGTGATGACGCTCTACGAGGG
- a CDS encoding TetR/AcrR family transcriptional regulator has translation MARPRKPLLSRDRIVGAASALVDAEGLDAVSTRRLAAVLGVSGPSLYNHFRNKEEILDAVADAVSVQVDLSMFEESDPRDWREALHDWALSYRAALAAHPHIVPVLARGPGRRPAGLRVADAVFGAMVGAGWPPAQATRIGALMRYFITGSALGSFAGGFVDDETAYDPADYPHLGQAHLLADHRRQVDEGAFETGLRALLDGLAIQYEQYARPAETVRPTPDRR, from the coding sequence ATGGCCCGACCGCGCAAGCCCCTCCTCAGCAGAGACCGCATCGTCGGGGCGGCGAGCGCGCTCGTGGACGCCGAGGGGCTCGACGCCGTCTCCACGCGCCGGCTGGCGGCCGTCCTGGGAGTGAGCGGGCCCTCGCTCTACAACCACTTCCGCAACAAGGAGGAGATCCTCGACGCCGTGGCCGACGCGGTCTCCGTACAGGTCGATCTGTCGATGTTCGAGGAGTCGGACCCGCGCGACTGGCGCGAGGCCCTGCACGACTGGGCGCTGTCCTACCGGGCCGCCCTCGCCGCGCACCCGCACATCGTCCCGGTCCTCGCCCGGGGCCCGGGGCGCCGCCCGGCGGGGCTGCGGGTCGCCGACGCGGTGTTCGGGGCGATGGTGGGGGCGGGGTGGCCGCCCGCGCAGGCGACCCGGATCGGGGCGCTCATGCGCTACTTCATCACCGGTTCGGCGCTGGGCTCCTTCGCCGGGGGCTTCGTCGACGACGAGACCGCCTACGACCCCGCCGACTACCCGCACCTCGGCCAGGCCCACCTGCTGGCCGACCACCGCCGCCAGGTCGACGAAGGGGCCTTCGAGACCGGGCTGCGGGCCCTGCTGGACGGGCTGGCGATCCAGTACGAGCAGTACGCGCGGCCCGCCGAAACGGTTCGGCCGACGCCGGACCGTCGCTGA
- a CDS encoding DMT family transporter, translating into MTTTTPAPLPVSPPAHRWRATAAASTTVVLWASAFVSIRSAGETYSPGALALGRLATGALVLGAILLVRREGLPGRGAWRGIITSGVLWFGLYMVALNWGEQEVDAGTAAMLVNIGPILMALLGARMLGEGLPRRLLLGMGISFSGAVVVGLAMSGHGGSSVLGVALCLLAAVVYALGVVSQKPALAHGSSLQINTFGCLIGAVACLPFTGVLLSEAADAPLSATLNMVYLGVFPTALAFTTWGYALARTTAGRMGATTYAVPALVVGMAWVLLDEVPTLLGVVGGALCLAGVAVSRSRRRTGPARGEPAGPVAGFRHEEERRAERT; encoded by the coding sequence ATGACGACGACGACCCCCGCTCCCCTTCCGGTCTCCCCGCCGGCCCACCGCTGGCGCGCCACCGCCGCCGCCTCCACCACCGTCGTGCTGTGGGCCTCGGCCTTCGTCTCGATCCGCAGTGCGGGCGAGACCTACTCCCCCGGCGCCCTGGCCCTCGGGCGGCTGGCGACCGGCGCGCTGGTGCTCGGGGCGATCCTGCTCGTCCGCCGGGAAGGGCTGCCGGGGCGGGGTGCCTGGCGGGGGATCATCACCTCGGGCGTGCTGTGGTTCGGGCTCTACATGGTGGCGCTCAACTGGGGCGAGCAGGAGGTCGACGCCGGGACCGCGGCGATGCTGGTGAACATCGGGCCGATCCTGATGGCGCTGCTGGGCGCCCGCATGCTCGGCGAGGGGCTGCCGCGCCGCCTGCTGCTGGGGATGGGCATCTCGTTCTCCGGCGCGGTCGTCGTCGGCCTCGCGATGTCCGGGCACGGCGGCTCGTCCGTACTGGGCGTGGCCCTGTGCCTGCTGGCCGCGGTGGTGTACGCGCTGGGCGTGGTCAGCCAGAAGCCGGCCCTCGCGCACGGCTCCTCGCTCCAGATCAACACCTTCGGCTGCCTGATCGGGGCCGTGGCCTGCCTGCCGTTCACCGGAGTCCTGCTCTCCGAGGCCGCCGACGCACCCCTGTCCGCCACCCTGAACATGGTCTACCTGGGCGTCTTCCCGACGGCGCTGGCCTTCACCACCTGGGGCTACGCGCTGGCCCGGACCACCGCGGGCCGGATGGGCGCGACCACGTACGCGGTTCCGGCGCTCGTCGTGGGCATGGCCTGGGTGCTCCTGGACGAGGTGCCGACCCTTCTCGGCGTCGTCGGGGGTGCCCTGTGCCTGGCCGGGGTGGCGGTCTCCCGGAGCCGTCGGCGGACCGGGCCCGCGCGCGGAGAGCCGGCCGGGCCGGTGGCGGGATTTCGTCACGAGGAGGAGCGCCGGGCGGAACGGACGTAG
- a CDS encoding Zn-dependent alcohol dehydrogenase, with the protein MVRAAVLPAVGAPLEITDIVLPEPGPGQVRVSLAAAGVCHSDLSLSNGTMRVPVPAVLGHEGAGTVLAVGEGVTQVAPGDGVVLNWAPSCGSCFHCGIGEVWLCADALKGTANLHARTADGTDLHPGLNVAAFAEETVVAANCVLPAPDGIPLTDAALLGCAVLTGYGAIHHSARVREGESVVVFGIGGVGLAVLQAARIAGASRIIAVDVSPAKEELARQAGATDYLVASATTPREIRGLTGGRGTDVAVECVGRPVTIRAAWESTRRGGRTTVVGIGGKDQDVTFNALEIFHWGRSLTGCVYGNSDPARDLPVLAGHIRAGRFDLSMMVTEHIALDGIPAAFDNMIAGRGGRALVVFP; encoded by the coding sequence GTGGTCCGCGCCGCCGTACTGCCCGCCGTCGGAGCTCCGCTGGAGATCACCGACATCGTCCTGCCGGAGCCCGGCCCCGGCCAGGTGCGCGTCTCCCTCGCCGCCGCCGGGGTCTGCCACTCCGACCTGTCCCTGTCCAACGGCACCATGCGCGTCCCGGTGCCCGCCGTCCTCGGCCACGAGGGCGCGGGCACGGTCCTGGCGGTCGGCGAGGGCGTCACCCAGGTGGCCCCCGGCGACGGAGTGGTCCTCAACTGGGCCCCCTCCTGCGGGTCCTGCTTCCACTGCGGGATCGGAGAGGTGTGGCTCTGCGCCGACGCACTGAAGGGGACCGCCAACCTCCACGCCCGTACGGCGGACGGCACCGACCTCCACCCCGGCCTCAACGTCGCGGCCTTCGCGGAGGAGACCGTCGTCGCCGCGAACTGCGTGCTCCCCGCCCCCGACGGCATTCCGCTCACCGACGCCGCACTCCTCGGCTGCGCGGTCCTGACGGGCTACGGGGCGATCCACCACAGCGCCCGGGTCCGCGAGGGCGAGAGCGTCGTCGTCTTCGGGATCGGCGGCGTCGGCCTCGCCGTGCTCCAGGCCGCCCGGATCGCGGGCGCCTCCCGGATCATCGCGGTCGACGTCTCCCCGGCCAAGGAGGAGCTGGCCCGGCAGGCCGGGGCGACCGACTACCTCGTCGCCTCCGCCACCACCCCGCGTGAGATCCGGGGACTGACCGGCGGCCGGGGCACGGACGTCGCCGTCGAGTGCGTCGGACGGCCCGTGACCATCCGGGCCGCCTGGGAATCCACCCGGCGCGGCGGGCGCACCACGGTCGTCGGGATCGGCGGAAAGGACCAGGACGTCACCTTCAACGCCCTGGAGATCTTCCACTGGGGCCGGTCCCTGACGGGCTGCGTCTACGGCAACAGCGACCCCGCCCGCGACCTGCCCGTCCTCGCCGGCCACATCCGCGCGGGCCGCTTCGACCTGTCGATGATGGTCACCGAGCACATCGCCCTGGACGGCATCCCCGCGGCCTTCGACAACATGATCGCGGGCCGGGGCGGCCGCGCCCTGGTCGTGTTCCCGTGA
- a CDS encoding aldehyde dehydrogenase family protein translates to MKAHDQMYIDGAWRPAVGHDTIPVVNPADEQVIAHVPAGTAEDVDAAVRAARAAFPAWAATPPAERAARLSALADALTARKDALAETITAELGSPLPLSQMVHAGVPVLVAASYAELAARHAFEERIGNSTVLLEPVGVVGAITPWNYPLHQIVAKVAPALAAGCTVVLKPAEDTPLTAQLFAEATEAAGLPPGVFNLVTGLGPVAGQALAAHEDVDLVSFTGSTAVGRQIGATAGAAVKRVALELGGKSANVILPGADLARAVNVGVANVMTNSGQTCSAWTRMLVDAERYEEAVELAANAVTKYVAGERVGPLVNAKQQARVLGYIAKGVEEGARLIAGGPDAPLETGYYVNPTVFADVTPDMTIAREEIFGPVLSILRYEDVDDALRIANDTVYGLAGAVWAADDEEAVAFARRMDTGQVDINGGRFNPLAPFGGYKQSGVGRELGPHGLAEYLQTKSLQF, encoded by the coding sequence ATGAAGGCCCATGACCAGATGTACATCGACGGCGCGTGGCGGCCCGCCGTCGGCCACGACACGATCCCGGTCGTGAACCCGGCCGACGAGCAGGTCATCGCCCACGTGCCGGCGGGGACGGCCGAGGACGTCGACGCGGCGGTGCGGGCCGCGCGCGCCGCCTTCCCCGCCTGGGCCGCGACCCCGCCCGCCGAGCGGGCCGCCCGGCTCAGCGCGCTGGCGGACGCCCTGACCGCCCGCAAGGACGCGCTGGCCGAGACGATCACGGCCGAACTGGGCTCGCCGCTGCCGCTGTCGCAGATGGTCCACGCGGGCGTGCCCGTGCTGGTGGCCGCCTCGTACGCCGAACTGGCCGCCCGGCACGCCTTCGAGGAGCGGATCGGCAACTCCACCGTGCTGCTGGAGCCGGTCGGCGTGGTCGGCGCGATCACCCCCTGGAACTACCCGCTCCACCAGATCGTCGCCAAGGTCGCCCCCGCCCTCGCCGCGGGCTGCACCGTCGTCCTCAAGCCCGCCGAGGACACCCCGCTCACCGCGCAGCTCTTCGCGGAGGCCACCGAGGCGGCCGGTCTCCCGCCGGGCGTCTTCAACCTCGTCACCGGCCTCGGACCGGTCGCCGGCCAGGCGCTCGCCGCCCACGAGGACGTCGACCTGGTCTCGTTCACCGGCTCCACCGCCGTGGGCCGGCAGATCGGCGCGACCGCCGGGGCCGCCGTCAAGCGGGTCGCCCTGGAGCTGGGCGGCAAGTCCGCCAACGTGATCCTGCCCGGCGCGGACCTCGCCAGGGCGGTCAACGTCGGCGTCGCCAACGTGATGACCAACTCCGGCCAGACGTGCAGCGCCTGGACCCGGATGCTGGTGGACGCCGAGCGGTACGAGGAGGCCGTGGAGCTCGCGGCGAACGCCGTCACCAAGTACGTGGCCGGCGAGCGGGTCGGCCCGCTCGTCAACGCCAAGCAGCAGGCCCGGGTGCTCGGTTACATCGCCAAGGGCGTCGAGGAGGGCGCACGGCTGATCGCGGGCGGCCCGGACGCGCCCCTGGAGACCGGCTACTACGTCAACCCCACCGTCTTCGCCGACGTCACCCCGGACATGACGATCGCCCGCGAGGAGATCTTCGGCCCGGTGCTCTCGATCCTGCGGTACGAGGACGTGGACGACGCCCTGCGGATCGCCAACGACACCGTGTACGGGCTCGCCGGCGCGGTGTGGGCCGCCGACGACGAGGAGGCGGTGGCCTTCGCCCGCCGGATGGACACCGGGCAGGTCGACATCAACGGCGGCCGGTTCAACCCGCTGGCCCCGTTCGGCGGTTACAAGCAGTCGGGGGTGGGGCGCGAGCTGGGGCCGCACGGTCTGGCGGAGTATCTCCAGACCAAATCGCTCCAGTTCTGA
- a CDS encoding DinB family protein: protein MTAEPRPRRRRDTPPPRTGGSEAEVLRGFLDYLRDAIAAKVEGAPEPEARAAAVPSGTNLLGLLNHLTSVERSLFLGQRVTDWPATFHAAPTDGVAEVVARYREAVAEANGALDACTDLGAPVPRPRPDGPAPSVRWALTHMIEETGRHAGHADILRELADGSTGR, encoded by the coding sequence ATGACCGCCGAACCCCGCCCGCGCCGCCGCCGGGACACCCCGCCGCCCCGGACCGGGGGCAGTGAGGCCGAGGTCCTGCGCGGCTTCCTCGACTACCTGCGCGACGCGATCGCCGCGAAGGTCGAGGGAGCCCCGGAACCGGAAGCCCGCGCCGCCGCGGTGCCCTCGGGCACGAATCTGCTCGGCCTGCTCAACCACCTGACGTCCGTCGAGCGGTCCCTGTTCCTCGGGCAGCGGGTCACCGACTGGCCGGCGACCTTCCACGCCGCCCCTACGGACGGCGTGGCCGAGGTCGTCGCCCGCTACCGGGAGGCGGTCGCGGAGGCGAACGGCGCACTCGACGCGTGCACCGACCTCGGCGCCCCGGTGCCCCGTCCCCGCCCGGACGGCCCAGCCCCCAGCGTCCGTTGGGCCCTCACGCACATGATCGAGGAGACCGGTCGCCATGCCGGTCACGCGGACATCCTCCGTGAGCTGGCCGACGGCTCGACGGGGCGCTGA
- a CDS encoding ABC transporter ATP-binding protein gives MTRAISLHHVSKNYGRDRRAVDRFTLSIDPGEFVVLLGPSGCGKSTVLRMIAGLEEITEGELLLDGERANHTPPRERGMAMVFQNFALYPSMTNRANIGFPLRLENPREDNTARVEATARMLGIGHVLDRYPAQLSGGERQRVAMGRAISRRPSVFLMDEPLSNLDAKLRSHLRAEIALLTKELGVTTVYVTHDQAEAMSLGDRVAVMRGGVLQQVSPPREVYALPDNVFVAAFIGTPRINLLQAVVHAPLEGRMSIDLGRQRLALPEPLSPDHQLLRIQQGRRIIVGLRSEAVRIAPPSQARAGEVALSGIVEHVEYQGHEALVHLRTGSRPAVVPDLESARPRAMPRRRGAAAGGVGVLERLRGRTGGRVSGPVVTLDEPAPDPVAPRGPDHPATPSGDLVVRTGPDMRLRTGGQVPLLVDLAHLYVFDHYGRRICPLPRDAPGFDDLPQG, from the coding sequence ATGACGCGCGCCATCTCCCTGCACCACGTCAGCAAGAACTACGGCCGGGACCGGCGGGCCGTCGACCGGTTCACGCTCTCCATCGACCCGGGCGAGTTCGTCGTGCTGCTCGGCCCCTCCGGTTGTGGCAAGTCCACCGTGCTGCGCATGATCGCGGGCCTGGAGGAGATCACCGAGGGCGAGCTGCTCCTCGACGGGGAGCGCGCCAACCACACCCCGCCGCGGGAACGCGGCATGGCGATGGTGTTCCAGAACTTCGCCCTCTATCCGAGCATGACCAACCGGGCCAACATCGGCTTCCCGCTGAGGCTGGAGAACCCCCGCGAGGACAACACCGCACGCGTCGAGGCCACCGCCCGGATGCTCGGGATCGGGCACGTCCTCGACCGCTACCCGGCCCAGCTCTCCGGCGGCGAGCGCCAGCGGGTCGCGATGGGCCGGGCCATCTCCCGCCGGCCCTCCGTGTTCCTGATGGACGAGCCGCTCTCCAACCTCGACGCGAAGCTGCGCAGCCATCTGCGTGCCGAGATCGCCCTGCTCACCAAGGAGCTGGGTGTCACCACGGTCTACGTCACGCATGACCAGGCCGAGGCGATGTCACTCGGCGACCGGGTGGCGGTGATGCGCGGGGGAGTCCTCCAGCAGGTCAGTCCGCCGCGCGAGGTCTACGCCCTGCCGGACAACGTGTTCGTGGCCGCCTTCATCGGCACCCCGCGCATCAACCTCCTCCAGGCCGTCGTGCACGCCCCGTTGGAGGGCCGGATGTCGATCGACCTCGGCAGGCAGCGGCTCGCCCTGCCCGAACCCCTCAGCCCGGACCACCAGTTGCTCCGGATCCAGCAGGGCCGGCGCATCATCGTGGGGCTGCGCTCGGAGGCGGTCCGGATCGCCCCGCCCAGTCAGGCCAGGGCCGGCGAGGTCGCCCTCAGCGGCATCGTCGAGCATGTCGAGTACCAGGGGCACGAGGCGCTGGTCCACCTCAGGACCGGCTCGCGGCCCGCCGTGGTCCCGGACCTCGAATCCGCCCGGCCCCGGGCGATGCCCCGCCGCCGCGGGGCCGCGGCCGGCGGGGTCGGCGTCCTGGAACGGCTCAGGGGGCGGACGGGCGGCCGTGTCAGTGGTCCTGTCGTCACCCTCGACGAACCGGCCCCGGACCCCGTGGCGCCCCGGGGTCCCGACCACCCCGCCACCCCCTCCGGCGACCTGGTCGTGCGCACCGGCCCCGACATGCGGCTGCGGACCGGGGGACAGGTGCCGCTGCTGGTGGACCTGGCCCACCTGTACGTCTTCGACCACTACGGCCGCCGCATCTGCCCCCTGCCCCGGGACGCCCCCGGCTTCGACGACCTCCCCCAGGGCTGA
- a CDS encoding MFS transporter, producing the protein MTPEPRTGPGRGWLLRLVIAFALAQGAVSMARPAVSYRALALGADETAVGVIAGVYALLPLFVAVPLGRRTDHGRCAPLLPLGVLLISGGCALSGIVSSLPAMAAWSGVMGLGHLCFVIGAQSIVARQSAPDEQDRDFGHFTIGASLGQLIGPVAAGALISGQGATLGRTSALALLVSAGVAAVALTSLWRIEHRRAKGAGGKPGHKVPVRAILGTRGVPAGIFISMAVLSATDILTAYLPVVGEHRSIAPATVGLLLSLRAAATIACRLVMSPLLRLLGRRALLTISCLLAGFLCAGVALPVSVPVLAVMLAVLGFCLGVGQPLSMTTVVRAAPDRARSTALALRLTGNRLGQVAAPVAAGLTAGAVGGAAPFVLLGVGLLGAAGLGLRGDGRSKPSPAPLDTGPLLAAPDAGPATVQPDPTAGRGTVPPAVKKGTESPG; encoded by the coding sequence ATGACACCCGAACCGCGAACCGGGCCCGGCAGGGGCTGGCTGCTGCGCCTCGTCATCGCCTTCGCCCTCGCGCAGGGGGCGGTGTCGATGGCGCGGCCCGCCGTCTCCTACCGGGCCCTCGCGCTCGGTGCGGACGAAACGGCCGTCGGCGTCATCGCCGGGGTCTACGCCCTGCTCCCGCTGTTCGTCGCCGTGCCGCTCGGCCGCCGCACCGACCACGGCCGCTGCGCGCCCCTGCTGCCGCTCGGCGTGCTCCTGATCTCCGGCGGCTGCGCGCTCAGCGGCATCGTCTCCTCGCTGCCCGCGATGGCCGCCTGGAGCGGGGTGATGGGCCTCGGCCACCTGTGCTTCGTGATCGGCGCGCAGTCGATCGTGGCCCGGCAGTCCGCGCCCGACGAGCAGGACCGCGACTTCGGGCACTTCACGATCGGGGCCTCGCTCGGCCAGCTCATCGGCCCGGTCGCCGCGGGCGCGCTCATCTCCGGACAGGGCGCGACCCTGGGGCGTACGAGCGCGCTGGCCCTCCTCGTATCGGCCGGGGTCGCCGCGGTCGCCCTCACCTCGCTCTGGCGCATCGAGCACCGCCGGGCGAAAGGCGCCGGAGGCAAGCCCGGCCACAAGGTCCCGGTCCGCGCGATCCTGGGCACGCGCGGCGTCCCCGCGGGCATCTTCATCAGCATGGCGGTGCTGTCCGCCACCGACATCCTCACCGCCTACCTGCCGGTCGTCGGCGAACACCGCTCCATCGCCCCGGCCACCGTCGGGCTGCTGCTGAGCCTGCGGGCCGCCGCCACGATCGCCTGCCGGCTGGTCATGTCGCCGCTGCTGCGGCTGCTGGGCCGCAGGGCCCTGCTGACCATCAGCTGCCTGCTCGCCGGGTTCCTCTGCGCGGGCGTCGCCCTCCCCGTGTCGGTCCCGGTCCTCGCCGTCATGCTCGCCGTGCTCGGCTTCTGCCTCGGCGTCGGCCAGCCGCTCTCCATGACCACCGTGGTCCGGGCGGCCCCCGACCGGGCCCGCTCCACCGCGCTCGCCCTACGGCTGACCGGCAACCGGCTCGGCCAGGTCGCCGCCCCCGTCGCGGCGGGGCTGACCGCGGGCGCGGTCGGAGGGGCGGCCCCGTTCGTGCTGCTCGGCGTGGGGCTGCTCGGCGCGGCGGGACTCGGCCTGCGCGGCGACGGGCGTTCGAAGCCGTCACCGGCCCCCCTGGACACCGGGCCCCTCCTCGCCGCGCCGGACGCGGGGCCCGCGACCGTACAGCCGGACCCGACCGCGGGCAGGGGGACCGTGCCACCGGCCGTAAAGAAGGGGACGGAGAGCCCCGGCTGA
- a CDS encoding CitMHS family transporter — protein MLTILGFAMIATFLVLIMTKKMSPIAALVLIPALFCVAVGQGAQLGDYVIEGVGNLAPTAAMLMFAIVYFGVMIDVGLFDPIVRGILKFCQADPMRIVVGTALLAAIVSLDGDGSTTFMITVSAMYPLYKRLKMSLVVMTGVAATANGVMNTLPWGGPTARAATALKLDASEIFVPMIPALAMGLLAVFVLAYVLGLRERKRLGMLTLDEALAREPEPETVTTGAGATGTAGGDDRLRKGASASAGGTGAGTDADPADGDDDGFQGLDPNRPTLRPKLYWFNAGLTAALLTAMIMELMPIPVLFLLGAALALTVNFPHMPDQRARIAAHADNVLNVSGMVFAAAVFTGVLTGTGMVENMADWVVGAVPDAMGPHMALVTGLLSLPLTYFMSNDGFYFGVLPVLAEAGAAHGVSPLEIARASLAGQALHMSSPLVPAVYVLVGMAKVEFGDHTRFTVKWAVLTSLVVLGAGILFGIM, from the coding sequence ATGCTGACAATCCTCGGCTTCGCCATGATCGCGACCTTCCTGGTCCTGATCATGACGAAGAAGATGTCGCCGATCGCGGCGCTGGTACTGATCCCCGCACTGTTCTGTGTCGCCGTCGGACAGGGAGCGCAGCTCGGCGACTATGTCATCGAAGGCGTCGGCAACCTCGCGCCCACCGCGGCCATGCTGATGTTCGCCATCGTCTACTTCGGCGTGATGATCGACGTCGGCCTGTTCGACCCGATCGTCCGGGGCATCCTGAAGTTCTGCCAGGCCGACCCGATGCGCATCGTCGTCGGTACCGCGCTGCTCGCCGCGATCGTCTCGCTGGACGGCGACGGCTCCACCACCTTCATGATCACCGTCTCGGCGATGTACCCCCTCTACAAGCGCCTGAAGATGAGCCTGGTCGTCATGACCGGCGTCGCGGCCACCGCCAACGGCGTCATGAACACCCTCCCCTGGGGCGGCCCCACCGCCCGCGCCGCCACCGCCCTCAAGCTGGACGCCTCCGAGATCTTCGTGCCGATGATCCCTGCGCTGGCCATGGGGCTGCTCGCCGTCTTCGTCCTGGCGTACGTGCTCGGCCTCCGGGAGCGCAAGCGCCTGGGCATGCTCACGCTCGACGAGGCGCTCGCCCGGGAGCCGGAGCCGGAGACCGTGACCACCGGAGCGGGCGCCACCGGCACGGCCGGCGGCGACGACCGCCTCCGCAAGGGCGCCTCCGCCTCCGCGGGCGGTACGGGGGCCGGCACCGACGCCGACCCCGCGGACGGGGACGACGACGGGTTCCAGGGGCTCGACCCGAACCGGCCCACGCTCCGCCCGAAGCTCTACTGGTTCAACGCCGGACTCACCGCCGCCCTGCTGACGGCGATGATCATGGAACTGATGCCGATCCCGGTGCTCTTCCTGCTCGGCGCGGCCCTCGCGCTCACCGTCAACTTCCCCCACATGCCCGACCAGCGCGCCCGGATCGCCGCGCACGCCGACAACGTCCTCAACGTCTCCGGCATGGTCTTCGCCGCCGCCGTCTTCACCGGAGTCCTCACCGGCACCGGCATGGTCGAGAACATGGCCGACTGGGTCGTCGGCGCGGTCCCCGACGCGATGGGCCCGCACATGGCCCTCGTCACCGGCCTGCTCAGCCTGCCGCTCACCTACTTCATGTCCAACGACGGCTTCTACTTCGGCGTCCTCCCCGTCCTCGCCGAGGCCGGCGCGGCCCACGGGGTCTCGCCGCTGGAGATCGCCCGCGCCTCCCTGGCCGGCCAGGCCCTGCACATGTCCTCGCCGCTCGTGCCCGCCGTGTACGTCCTCGTCGGCATGGCGAAGGTCGAGTTCGGCGACCACACCCGCTTCACCGTCAAGTGGGCCGTCCTCACCTCGCTCGTGGTGCTCGGGGCGGGCATCCTCTTCGGCATCATGTGA